The sequence atataatatatattacatatcaatatataaataGCCGGTATTAAATATGAACTGATCtatgttttctattgttttttaaataacagggACAAGTTTGACCTAAATTAGCCCTTTGACTCTTGCCTTATGTTAACATagcattttgaaaagtttttctaCCCTGTGAGGAGGGTAACACAGACAAGGGGCAGTGTAATAGGGGTGCTCAAAAGCATGAACCAAGGAGTCAAGTTGCCTTGTTTAAAGACTGCCTTTGCCACCTGGAGGATATATAACCATTAACAAGTGGCTTAACATCGCTGGTAtgccattttctcatctgcaatgttttctttctcagacTTAAAGAAGTAAGTATACAATTCCACAATAATTGGAGATGTAATaccactgccaccaccccccAGCAAGTGGGAGTAggattcaattttaaaaatcagtaaaaacaggggcgcctgggtggctcagtcagttgagtgtccaactcttgatttgggctcaagtcatgatcccagtgttgtgggatcaagccccgtgttgagcatgagattttctctctctctctctctcttcctctttctctctcttccccacttgtgatctctctatcattctgtctctctctaaaacacatacacacacacacacgcacacacacacacacaaaagtaagcactgggtgtcatatgtaacaGATCAATCAcggggttctactcctgaagccaaggctaTACTGGAAGTTAattaacttgagaataaaataaataataattaaaaattaaataaataaaaatcagtaaaaacatAGATCTGAACAACATATGAACCACCTTAATCTTACTGATATTTGTAGAGCATGACACCCTAAAACCGAATACATACTCTTTGAAGCATACATGGCACATTTACCAACGTAGACCTTATGTCGGGCCATGAAACAAgcttcaataaatgtaaaaagaacgATATCattcacaatggaattaaattagaaataagtaaCAACAAGATATCaaggaaaaaataactatttggaaaataaactaTGAACTTTAAATAATCCACTAGTCAAAGatgaaatcacttttaaaaattagaatacattttaactgaataataatgaaaatacatgaGAAATTTTATGGGACACATTGCTTAAAGAAACTTAAcagttttaaattcttaatactaaaaatgaaaaaagccaccagggtggctcagtcagttaagcgtccaacttcggctcaggtcatgatctcacggcttgtgagttcaagctccacatcggactctgtgctaacagctcagagcctggagcctccttcagattctgtgtctccctctctgtccctccccactcacactctgtctctctgtcgctctctcaaaaataaataaacattaaaaaaacttttctaatgAAGAAAGGTATAAAATCTGTGAATAAGTCTATaccttgagagagaaaagaaatgagcaaatttAGATAcaaagtggaaggaaagaagaaatataacagatattaaccacatagaaaacaaaaacagaagaattttTGATAAGAGCCAGACAATGATTCTTTGAACATATCAAGAAAATTAACGAATCCCTAAATAGgctgcagaatttaaaaaaaaaaaagacaaaaaacaaaaaaacaaacaaaaaacagagaaagtaaaaaattttaatttggggaagaaaatggTTAGCACACAGATTTTGctgaaaataaacagtaatagaatattatgaataaccttaaattttaaagcaatgtCATTTGTTGATCTAAAGTCATCAAATTCTATGACTTAGgttaaatgtataaattcctaatatatatatataaaattcatataactgacccaaaatcaacagaaaatctgaatagccctatatctgttaaataaattgaattcacactttacatacattacaCATACCAAAAAAGTTCCAAGCCAAGATGAATTCATTAGTTTCatcaaacacttttaaaaaagtgttttaagtcacttaaaatgacttaaaatttacacaatgttttcacaaatttacacaatgttttacacaaatgtttacaaatttaCACAAATTTTTTCACAAATTTGTGAAATTTACACAAATCtacagaaatgttttcaaaattagaaaacttcCCAAGTTATTTATGAGACCAGCATAACTCTACCACCAAaaccaggccaaaaaaaaaattaaaaaaagaaaatcacaaacatCACTCGTGAACATAGAGGCAAAAAATCCTCAGTAAAGCATATTTAAATCAAATGCAGGAATGTATGCAAGGATAACagatcatgaccaagtggggtttgTTTATCTTAGGAAAACAaggttgttttaatatttaaaaatcagagaggCAGTTCAAGACAGCAGCACAGGAAGATCCCGAACTCACCTCTGAAGAATTCTGGACTCTGAAATATAGTTGACAACTCACGTAGACAAAACATCAAGGGCTTTGGTCTTCCAAAGCCCTCTTTGACCTCCAGTTTCTTCTACTGCAAGGTGAACATTGTGTCACCTATGGGGCAGCATTCTCCTGAGATTTAATTTTAGGAAACTTAATTGTGAGTTCTCAATTCCTATAGGTTTTTTGATTCCTATTTCTCATTCTCCAATCTGTATGGTGTTCTCAAGAATGATGCCATTTTTAGCATTAtgtcactagaaaaaaaaaatctctctttggCCAACATATTGAGTTTGGACCCTACGCATTAGGTAACTCTTGCAGCTCAATGCCTAAGTTTGGCCtgatgagagagaagaggagcGTTAACTGACTGAAGCATCATATCTTCCTGCTTCCAGATCTGGCATCTCAGGCACTGGTTTTCTGTGGACCCAGAAATACCTGTGAACACTCACAAGGCAATTCATGctgcatagtttttaaaaacactttttatttactCTGAAGGGATTCCAGGGGGAAATACTTGACAATAAGGAGGTTTTAAGCCCTCAGATTTGGAATTCAGAGACTTGGAATGTAGTTTTGTTCTGGTGGTCTttaaagagaggcagaggaatgCACACAGAGAGCAAAGGCTCAGAAATTAGGCAGaccagggtttgaactcaggctgtgtggccttgatCAAAATATTGATCTCCCCAAGATTCAGTCTCTCCATCTGTAATACAGGAGAGTCATACACACCTCACCAGAGTgttttaagattaaatgagataaaatatatgaCATCTCTTGGTTAATAGTCAAATATACACATACGTACGTGttccttgtttatttataaatattattctcAGAAATGATATCAAGAGTCATTATTTGTCTTCGGTGATATAACATTGCTATCTCACTTCAATAATTGGAAAGAGAAATATAACAACCATTTTTACACCTGAAGCACTAATGACTTACAGAAATTTAATTGaccaaatgtttgttgagttttGCTACATGTCACTTACAAAAGATCCAAAGGTAAGTACAATTCAGGCCATAGTCTCAAGAGAGTGACAGTCGGGTGAGGGGGATTAAGCACTGAAATACAAGTAGTAAAGGCTTTAAGGGACTCTGTCTAGCTGAGTGCTGTggggactcaaaaaaaaaaaaaaaaaggcaaaggccATATCTGAATAGGATCATCATGGAAGCTTCCTAAAGGAAGCAGCATTTTAGATGGGTATTGGAAGGTAGGTGGGATGTTAACaggtagagaaatgaaaactattttaggTAGAAGGCACAAGGCAATGAGTGTTCAGGAATCAGTGAACTCTACCAAAGTGTCactgaaaataagtaaagaacATTAAGAGAGGGCCATGCCTTGAAGGTGCTGCGTGTCAAGAAGGAGTTCATGGTTGACTCAGAAGACAATGAGGAGTCACTGAAAATTTTtgagggaaaataagataaaataagagaATTACTTCCAAGTGGATAATCTGAAAGCACTCAGGTGGGGGAGAATCATCTACTGTGAATGAGGGTCACTGTTGGGGTTACAGTTTGTAGGCATATGGTTTGACTCAAAAACAAGAGGATTAAAATATCATAGGACAAACAGTGAAGACTCAAGGGCATTTAAACCATTAATCCACAGGCAGCCCCAGAATGGAGCCTGGGAAGGAGTGGGGGCTCATGGGTGGAGAATGACAAGGTAATATGGCGGTACAGGAGAGCAGGTTATCAGGGTGCTTGGTGGGTATGGCCAAGAAGTGCAAGAAGTCAAGAggctgaagacagagaaaatgaacagCCCATACAGCCAAGGTATAAgggggaaaacaagaaaaaaaaggacggACAGGTATAAACAGAAGAGAATGTTAGACACTAAAATGTTACTGATATGTGAAAAAGAAAGCTTGTGCCTACAATTAGGTATCACTGTCTAGGGCTTTCAAGTCACTTCAAATCTCCTGTGGTTCCActtgattctttgaaaacatgAGTCTAATGCTAATGTGAGTTCATATGAGTCTGCTGGCAAGAGTGAAAATGCCTTCTGCTCCGTGGACTAGACCCTTCTAGGTCAGCTGGCCTGACCTGAGCCCACTGGGCAAATTTTAGTTTATTGAGTTAACAGAATTTCTAAGCACTTGCGTGACTTCTATTTCTCTGCctaccttccccctccccaaatccaaAGGTTCAGACTCCTCCAACACAAAAGCTACATGGCCACTAATCCCCAAGGaagccttcctcctcttccatcaACACCCTCATTATTCCCAGAAACACCCCGGTTTTCTGGAAGGGTTCATTCTCTCAAAACCAGCCAAGCTGCCTCAAGGTCACTGTGAAATGTGGAAGTGCAGCATTAGAAGACCCCTGCTAGACCTCATTCTAGAGCCTCCTTCAATCCTGTCCGATCccataaagatgaggaaattgaaatttaaagaaaaaggtgaTAGGCCCAAGGTTAGCCCATCAATTAAAGGTAGAGGCAAAGTGAGATCTGCCCCGACTTCCCATCCCTTGCTCCTCTTTATTTTCCCTAAGTCATCTATTTCTCTTCCCAGATCACTTTCCTCCCTATCAATCTCCTCATGGCGTTTTTCACTTCAGCATTCCTGAAGGAGTAAATGATGGGGTTTAAGAGAGGTGTGACCACTGTGTAAAACACAGCGACTATCTTGTCTGCAGGGAGGGTGACACAGGGCCTCATGTAGACAAAGGAACAGGGTATGAAGAACAGGCCCACAACTGCAACATGAGAGGCACAGGTGGACAGAGCTTTGCGCCGACCTTCTGAGGTCTGGGTGCTCAGGGCGTGCAGGATGACCACGTAGGAAGCAAGCAGTACCGTGAAGCTGATCACTGAAATGGAGCCACCATTGGCGATGATTAGCACACCAATGAGGAAGGTGTCTGAGCAGGCCAGCTTCAGCACAGGGTGGACATCACAGAAGTAGTGGTCAAGGACCTTGGGGCCACAGAAGGGCAGCTGGGAAATAAGGAATGTTTGCCCGACAGAATGCAGCAAGCCCCCACCCCATGCTGCCCCCACCAGGAGGCCACAAGCACGCCAGTTCATGATGACAGTGTAGTGCAggggcttgcagatggccacatagcggtcataggccatcactGTCAGGAGAAAGATCTCAGTGCCAccaaagaaatggaggaaaaagatCTGTGTGATGCAGCCTTTGAGGGAAATGATTTTCCTTTCAATAAGAGAGTCAAGGATGAGCTTGGGGGCTGTGACAGAGCAGTAACAGATCTCCACAAAGGACAAGTAGCCgaggaagaaatacatgggggAGGTGAGCCCTTTGTTGCCCATGATTGTCACCACAATGAGGCCGTTACCCAGCACAATGGCCATGTACATGAGGAGAAACATCACAGAAATGGTCTTCTGCACATCCTGATTGGGGGAAAACCCCAAGAGAATGAGTTCAGTCACATTGTTCGGAGTTGCCATGTTTTAAAGCCTAGCAGACTGGagtcaagaaatcaaagaactctCCTTCAACGATTAGAAACATCCTCCTCAGGCCTTGAGGACAATTGTCATTCTCCTCTTTGGGCTTCTCCAAAACATGTTCTCCTTAAGACAAGTGGACAAAACATCATCAAATGTTTGCTACCGGCCCCCAAATAGGACTTTGTAATAACACTGCCTGGAAGTGTTTTTCTCTAAAGCAGGCACATACGTTAGTTAGTGAATCCTCAcaacaaaaatgagaagatattttATATCTAAGAAAATTGAACCTCAGAGATTCAGTCACTACTTGAAGGCCTCACAGCTCGTATCTGACCTGAGATCTGATTCCTTCAAGACTAAGCTTCCACTACATCTTATGCTCCTGAAGTGGGCTTTATACTGGTTGTAGGATTTACATTTCAGATTTGTCTCGAGTCTTAACACCCTCATGTGGAACCAATTTTTTGCAGGGAGCAGTAGACCTTCTCAACCTCCATGATACCACAACCTGTGGAACTAACCAGGCTCCCCAAGAGGCATTTTTAAGAAGTCGAAAGGGGGAAGGACAGTCACCAACTTCAACCACCATCCATAAAGGGAGAGATAAAGACGGGAGGTGTCTGCAAGGTGTCACGTGCAGACTGCCTCAATAGTCCTGGGGCCACTGGCTAAGAAACAATTCAAAAGTCTCTTAAATCCCGCTTCCTAACAGCCTATCATCCCAGCTTGCTAACTCAGGGTCTCAGAGCACAGCGAGTCCACACAGGGAAAGATGCTGAGGTGGGTACCAGGACTGTCTCTCCAAGCGAAGGCATGTTAGAAAGAGCCCGACACACTGCAGAGAGCTCTGAAGACTGACAGAGGGGGATCAGACACAGACGATCCATGGTCATGGCCTCTGAAGCGGTCATTCCCGCAGGGAGAAACAAGCCCTCCAGGCCAGCCCTCCACGTGTGGGACAGCAGTTGTGGCATTGTGACCAGGTGACAGGAACACAGAGCTTGGAGTCAGAGGAGTACAATCCTAACACAGCTGCTTACTAGCTGACATTAAACACATACAAAAAGCCCTCTGAGCCTGTAATGCTCGtctgaaaaccagaaataatACTATCTTTCCACGGTGCTGTTTTGAGGGTTGAATGAGCTCTCAAGTTCAAAAGCAAATGAGGATAGCGTAAGAGTGTCAGAATATAACTGAGTATGCCTGTCACCTTGTCAGTGC is a genomic window of Acinonyx jubatus isolate Ajub_Pintada_27869175 chromosome D1, VMU_Ajub_asm_v1.0, whole genome shotgun sequence containing:
- the LOC106976553 gene encoding olfactory receptor 4X1, with amino-acid sequence MATPNNVTELILLGFSPNQDVQKTISVMFLLMYMAIVLGNGLIVVTIMGNKGLTSPMYFFLGYLSFVEICYCSVTAPKLILDSLIERKIISLKGCITQIFFLHFFGGTEIFLLTVMAYDRYVAICKPLHYTVIMNWRACGLLVGAAWGGGLLHSVGQTFLISQLPFCGPKVLDHYFCDVHPVLKLACSDTFLIGVLIIANGGSISVISFTVLLASYVVILHALSTQTSEGRRKALSTCASHVAVVGLFFIPCSFVYMRPCVTLPADKIVAVFYTVVTPLLNPIIYSFRNAEVKNAMRRLIGRKVIWEEK